A region from the Pseudomonas promysalinigenes genome encodes:
- the ada gene encoding bifunctional DNA-binding transcriptional regulator/O6-methylguanine-DNA methyltransferase Ada, with protein MNAFTTDLQRWQAVEARDASGAGHFVYAVRTTGVYCHPGCKARMAKRENVEFFNDSSSAEAAGYRPCRRCMAQPNASRRADIVARACRLLERSDSPPTLDQLGAQLAVSPFHLHRLFKAATGLTPKAYASAFRARRLRERLGDGDGSVTDAIYDAGYNSNSRFYQSAPQRLGMQPRDYRAGGVGATVHFAIGECSLGAILVAQSEKGICAIALGDDPQVLLEQLQDQFPKARLIGGDASYERLVAEVVGFVEAPALGLNLPLDVQGTAFQERVWQALREVPVGSQVSYSDIAERIGAPKAVRAVAKACGANRIAVAIPCHRVVRRDGDISGYRWGVERKRQLLARETALT; from the coding sequence ATGAATGCTTTCACAACCGACCTTCAACGCTGGCAAGCCGTCGAAGCCCGCGATGCCTCTGGCGCCGGGCATTTCGTCTACGCGGTGCGCACCACCGGTGTGTACTGCCACCCCGGCTGCAAGGCGCGCATGGCCAAACGCGAGAATGTCGAGTTCTTCAACGACTCCAGCAGTGCCGAAGCCGCAGGCTACCGCCCGTGCCGCCGCTGCATGGCCCAGCCGAACGCTTCTCGGCGCGCAGACATAGTGGCCCGCGCCTGTCGCTTGCTCGAACGCAGCGACAGCCCGCCGACACTCGACCAACTCGGCGCGCAACTTGCCGTTAGCCCATTCCACCTGCACCGCTTGTTCAAAGCCGCAACCGGCCTCACGCCCAAGGCATACGCCAGCGCCTTTCGCGCCCGGCGCCTGCGCGAGCGGCTGGGCGATGGGGATGGGTCGGTAACCGATGCCATCTACGACGCGGGCTACAACTCCAACAGCCGTTTCTACCAGAGCGCCCCCCAGCGCCTGGGCATGCAACCCCGCGACTACCGGGCTGGCGGCGTGGGTGCGACCGTGCATTTCGCCATCGGCGAGTGTTCTCTGGGCGCAATCCTGGTAGCGCAAAGCGAAAAGGGCATCTGCGCTATCGCGCTGGGCGATGATCCCCAGGTTTTGCTCGAGCAGCTGCAGGATCAGTTTCCCAAGGCTCGTTTGATTGGGGGCGATGCCAGTTATGAGCGGCTGGTCGCCGAAGTGGTCGGGTTCGTCGAGGCGCCAGCACTGGGGTTGAACCTACCGTTAGACGTGCAGGGTACCGCCTTCCAGGAGCGGGTCTGGCAAGCGCTGCGCGAGGTGCCCGTGGGCAGCCAGGTCAGCTACAGCGATATCGCTGAACGCATCGGTGCACCAAAAGCGGTGCGGGCGGTAGCCAAGGCTTGTGGCGCCAATCGCATTGCGGTGGCCATCCCTTGCCATCGGGTGGTGCGCCGTGACGGCGATATCAGCGGCTATCGCTGGGGGGTAGAGCGCAAACGGCAGCTGCTGGCACGAGAAACGGCACTCACCTGA
- a CDS encoding FecR domain-containing protein — protein MPSEPAPPQAQVDQAIAWLVKLRFDTPSPETHRAFEQWLGEHPHNAQAWLRVSNLSDELAELPNALSRNTLEGSRRLQIRRRDHLKLLAVLAVGGSLGWAAREPLGLPALMADNRTATGERRRIQGSDGSLIQLNTASAIDLHYSADYRELTLLRGEVSLDSNASDDRPYRINTRIGALGTRDGQLLLRENDQGVLLAVRRGTVTLLPNTSAAKQLQAGEVLQVLASGAYSPAHWHGDPWGWTDGVLSVQQMPLGEFIAELARYRPGVLRCAPEVAGLKVSGTYQLGDTLRILQLLGRSLPVRIDLRTRYWVSVAAV, from the coding sequence ATGCCGAGTGAGCCAGCACCGCCACAGGCACAGGTCGACCAGGCCATCGCGTGGCTGGTGAAACTGCGCTTCGATACGCCAAGCCCTGAAACGCACCGTGCGTTCGAGCAATGGTTGGGCGAGCATCCGCACAATGCCCAGGCCTGGTTGCGGGTCAGCAACCTGAGCGATGAACTGGCTGAGCTGCCGAACGCACTGAGCCGCAACACCCTGGAGGGTAGCCGGCGCCTGCAGATCCGCCGCCGTGACCACCTCAAGCTGCTGGCGGTGCTAGCGGTCGGCGGCAGCCTCGGTTGGGCCGCCCGCGAACCCCTGGGCCTGCCAGCACTGATGGCAGACAACCGCACAGCCACTGGCGAACGCCGCCGCATCCAGGGCAGTGATGGCAGCCTTATTCAACTCAACACTGCCAGTGCCATCGATCTGCACTACAGCGCCGACTACCGTGAGCTGACGCTGCTGCGTGGCGAGGTCAGCCTGGACAGCAACGCCAGCGACGACCGGCCTTATCGCATCAACACGCGCATCGGCGCGTTGGGCACCCGCGATGGGCAATTACTCCTGCGTGAAAACGATCAGGGTGTATTGCTGGCGGTGCGTCGCGGCACCGTCACGCTATTGCCGAACACCAGCGCTGCCAAGCAGCTGCAGGCTGGCGAAGTGCTGCAAGTGCTGGCCAGCGGCGCCTACTCCCCCGCCCACTGGCATGGCGACCCGTGGGGCTGGACCGATGGCGTGCTCAGCGTGCAGCAGATGCCACTGGGTGAATTCATCGCCGAGCTGGCGCGCTACCGCCCAGGCGTGCTGCGTTGCGCTCCAGAAGTGGCGGGGCTGAAGGTGTCGGGTACCTATCAATTAGGCGACACGCTGCGGATCCTCCAACTGTTGGGGCGCAGCCTGCCGGTGCGCATCGACTTGCGTACGCGTTACTGGGTGAGCGTCGCCGCCGTTTGA
- a CDS encoding DUF3772 domain-containing protein, whose translation MRRVCLARFCLAFLALMLVVAQPAWSAPVAPASNLAAGDLPALDETASYEQLSDRLDLIRQGVTSNANDDVLSQLRLATVQVQRQADALSTLRAADVAKLDDKLNVLGPVQPDEAPSITQQRKQLDAEKKALVAEQDQAAKLTQSARDLSTQIVNLRRSQFNSQILSRAASPLSPAFWSSLIRPTDDDVARLRDLRSEAGAALNSAFSADHRWFFIATVAAAFLVWIWLRRVIERMLAAAMVRWLPEGRLRRSALALSVSLATLATIAGSVSLLRWGLESSAELGSDVASLTNHFLTLVVFSAFISGLGRAMLMLQRPSWRLPAIHDEVAVALGWFPKLLALALMVMLTIERINSVIGTSLALTVATNGLTALVVAAIFSFALVRYRRTLREHQLPRPAGLAGLIPFVIVVWVGLIVLSLLAGYLTLAYFLTGKLLWISVVGVCAYLLTTFFSDLCEILLSPRQPGGLTLAASLGLAPRHQAQASTVLVGISRTVLLLMAILLALMPSGTSPGELLLSLGDWDGTGGKLLGNLNIVPQDIVLALLIFVGGWLAIRVLKRWLSERLLPETDMDAGMRASLVTLVGYLGFLFLAMLVMSTLHINLTSLTWVVSALSVGIGFGLQQIVQNFISGLILLTERPVKVGDWVSLAGVEGDIRRINVRATEIQMSDRSTVIVPNSQFISQNVRNVTMGNALGVVGITLTLPLDTDANRVRELLLAAYQEHEAILDAPASSVSFKELTSTGMVIGVSGFVAGPRQVSGTRSDLLFTILGRLREEGIALSSPQSMVLLQEGTRGGDEPS comes from the coding sequence ATGAGGCGCGTTTGCCTTGCCCGTTTTTGTCTGGCCTTCTTGGCCTTGATGTTGGTAGTGGCGCAGCCGGCCTGGTCGGCGCCCGTGGCACCCGCATCGAACCTTGCGGCCGGCGATTTGCCAGCGCTGGATGAAACCGCCAGCTATGAACAACTCAGTGACCGGCTCGACCTGATCCGCCAGGGGGTCACCAGCAACGCCAACGACGATGTGCTCTCGCAGTTGCGCTTGGCGACCGTGCAGGTGCAGCGCCAGGCTGATGCCTTGAGCACCTTGCGCGCCGCCGATGTGGCCAAACTGGACGATAAGCTCAATGTGCTGGGGCCGGTGCAGCCGGACGAAGCGCCGAGCATCACCCAGCAGCGCAAGCAGCTCGATGCCGAGAAAAAGGCGCTGGTGGCCGAACAGGACCAGGCCGCCAAGTTGACCCAGTCGGCCCGCGACCTGTCGACACAGATCGTCAACCTGCGCCGCAGCCAGTTCAACTCGCAGATCCTCAGCCGTGCCGCCAGTCCGTTGAGCCCCGCATTCTGGTCGAGCCTGATCCGCCCCACCGATGATGATGTCGCTCGCCTGCGTGACCTGCGCAGTGAAGCTGGGGCTGCCTTGAACAGTGCCTTCAGCGCCGATCATCGCTGGTTCTTCATCGCCACTGTGGCAGCCGCGTTCCTGGTCTGGATCTGGCTGCGGCGGGTGATCGAGCGCATGTTGGCCGCTGCCATGGTGCGCTGGCTACCCGAGGGGCGCCTGCGCCGCAGCGCATTGGCCCTGAGCGTCAGCCTGGCCACCCTGGCCACCATCGCAGGGTCGGTATCGCTGCTGCGCTGGGGCCTTGAGAGCAGCGCAGAACTGGGCTCCGACGTTGCCAGCCTGACCAACCATTTCCTGACACTAGTGGTGTTCAGCGCCTTCATCAGCGGCCTGGGCCGCGCCATGCTGATGCTGCAGCGCCCGTCCTGGCGCCTGCCAGCAATCCACGACGAAGTGGCCGTGGCCCTGGGCTGGTTCCCCAAGCTGCTGGCATTAGCGCTGATGGTGATGCTGACCATCGAGCGCATTAACAGTGTGATCGGCACGAGCCTGGCGCTGACCGTGGCCACCAATGGCCTGACGGCGTTGGTGGTGGCGGCGATTTTCTCGTTTGCCCTGGTGCGATACCGCCGCACGTTGCGTGAGCATCAACTGCCCCGCCCGGCAGGGTTGGCTGGCTTGATCCCGTTCGTGATCGTGGTGTGGGTCGGTTTGATCGTGCTGAGCCTGCTGGCCGGCTACCTGACGTTGGCTTACTTCCTCACCGGCAAGCTGCTGTGGATCAGTGTGGTCGGGGTGTGCGCCTACCTGCTCACCACCTTCTTTAGCGACCTGTGCGAAATCCTGCTCTCGCCTCGCCAGCCAGGGGGGCTGACGCTGGCCGCGAGCCTGGGCTTGGCACCGCGCCACCAGGCGCAGGCCAGCACCGTGCTGGTGGGTATCAGCCGCACGGTGCTGCTGCTCATGGCCATCCTGCTGGCGTTGATGCCATCGGGCACGAGCCCCGGCGAGTTGCTGCTGAGCCTGGGTGATTGGGACGGCACCGGCGGCAAGCTGCTCGGCAACCTCAACATCGTGCCGCAGGACATAGTGCTGGCGTTATTGATCTTTGTGGGTGGCTGGTTGGCCATACGGGTGCTCAAGCGCTGGCTCAGCGAGCGGTTGCTGCCGGAAACCGACATGGATGCAGGTATGCGGGCCTCGCTGGTGACCCTCGTGGGGTACCTCGGTTTCCTGTTCCTGGCCATGTTGGTGATGTCGACCCTGCATATCAACCTGACCAGCCTGACGTGGGTCGTCAGTGCGCTGTCGGTGGGCATCGGTTTCGGTTTGCAGCAGATCGTGCAGAACTTCATCTCCGGCCTGATCCTGCTGACCGAGCGCCCGGTGAAGGTGGGCGATTGGGTGAGCCTGGCAGGGGTCGAGGGGGATATCCGCCGGATCAACGTGCGTGCAACTGAAATCCAGATGTCCGACCGCTCAACGGTGATTGTGCCCAACTCGCAGTTCATTTCGCAGAATGTGCGGAACGTGACCATGGGCAATGCCCTGGGCGTGGTGGGTATCACGCTGACGTTGCCGCTGGATACCGATGCCAACCGCGTGCGTGAACTGCTGCTGGCGGCCTATCAGGAGCATGAAGCGATCCTTGACGCGCCGGCCAGTTCGGTCAGTTTCAAAGAGCTGACTTCGACGGGCATGGTCATTGGTGTGAGTGGTTTCGTGGCGGGGCCGCGGCAGGTATCGGGCACTCGCAGCGATTTACTGTTCACCATTCTGGGCCGCTTGCGCGAAGAGGGGATCGCCCTGTCGTCGCCCCAGAGCATGGTGCTGCTGCAGGAAGGCACGCGCGGGGGCGATGAGCCTTCGTGA
- a CDS encoding TonB-dependent siderophore receptor yields MIHPSFPRNVRLSQAVRAGVFGLGLCCGLAAPAVALAAPSSHSQPRDWHIAPGPLAAALDQLARQGGLNLSYDASSLQGKATQGVQGRHDGAQALSILLQGSDVQVQQEGDGSFVLTPTMAADGALQLGATSISSARLGETTERSGSYTTGAVTIGKTAQSLRQTPQSVTVITRQRLDDQHITNLTHLLEQTPGVVVNLTDSERVQYYSRGYAIDAIQYDGATVVQGSGGGSFIQSDSAIIDRAEILRGATGMIRGAGNPSGTVNLVRKRPTYQYQGEGSVTLGSWDAQRYVADLSGPLTETGNVRGRVIAVHDDKDHFQAARQERKEVLYGVLAFDLNDSTTLTTGLEWTKLDATGAWGNLPADYDGSPLPLGRSTYLGADWNRWNRSNLQTFAELEHRFDNDWKLKLMAQRTHFELADNGFKQTYLSRATGSANPTNNPYLMNYQVTEGDGGESLQNNLSATLNGPFDLLGRTHDLMLGVERIRNDSYASATNYVQSGVFDIRQWDPKTSLANPDIDILAHPVRTRTTQQGAYATWRISLADPLTAIIGARSNWYDYEQENNTSSNGSFSVDNKIVPYAALIYDLNDNFSTYASYTEIFNPQTSTDINGSVLEPVEGQAYETGIKGEFYDGRLNASLALFRIYQVGNAIDDIASGQPCGVNTGYCKIAAGKNRSQGFELEISGEVLPGWNVAGGYTYNTTEYLNDPTNQGNAIRTTDPKRLLKLFTSYRLPGQLDAWTVGGGVQAQSAIYSRAASNARGVNPGAEASQAGYAVYNAMVNYRFNEHYSVQLNANNIFDKKYYRQVAPTPTGYYWGDPRNVSVTLRGTF; encoded by the coding sequence ATGATCCACCCCAGTTTTCCCCGCAATGTGCGGCTGAGCCAAGCTGTGCGCGCTGGCGTGTTCGGCCTTGGCTTGTGCTGCGGCCTGGCTGCTCCGGCAGTAGCCCTGGCGGCGCCTTCGAGCCATAGCCAGCCGCGCGACTGGCACATTGCACCCGGCCCACTGGCAGCGGCACTGGACCAACTGGCCCGCCAAGGCGGGCTGAACCTCTCGTACGATGCCAGCAGCCTGCAAGGCAAGGCCACACAGGGTGTGCAGGGTCGTCATGATGGCGCTCAAGCGCTGTCGATTCTGTTGCAGGGCAGCGATGTTCAGGTGCAACAAGAGGGTGACGGCAGCTTTGTGCTGACCCCGACAATGGCTGCCGACGGCGCGCTGCAACTGGGAGCCACCAGCATTTCCAGCGCTCGGCTGGGCGAAACGACCGAGCGCAGCGGCTCATACACCACTGGCGCTGTCACCATCGGCAAGACCGCGCAAAGCCTGCGGCAAACGCCACAGTCGGTCACCGTGATCACGCGCCAGCGCCTCGATGACCAGCACATCACCAACCTCACCCATTTGCTGGAGCAGACACCAGGCGTGGTCGTGAACCTGACCGACAGCGAGCGGGTACAGTACTATTCGCGCGGCTACGCAATCGATGCCATCCAGTATGACGGTGCCACGGTGGTACAGGGCAGTGGTGGCGGCTCGTTCATTCAAAGCGACTCAGCCATCATCGACCGGGCCGAGATCCTGCGCGGCGCCACTGGCATGATTCGCGGTGCCGGCAACCCTTCGGGCACTGTCAACCTGGTGCGCAAGCGCCCCACCTACCAATACCAGGGCGAAGGCAGCGTCACCTTGGGCTCGTGGGATGCCCAGCGTTACGTGGCAGACCTCTCCGGCCCGCTGACCGAGACCGGCAATGTGCGTGGCCGAGTGATCGCCGTGCACGATGACAAGGACCACTTCCAGGCAGCACGCCAGGAGCGCAAGGAGGTGCTGTACGGCGTGCTGGCTTTCGACCTCAATGACAGCACCACCCTGACCACCGGCCTTGAATGGACCAAGCTCGATGCCACCGGGGCCTGGGGCAACCTACCTGCTGACTATGACGGCTCGCCGCTACCGCTGGGCCGCAGCACTTACCTGGGCGCCGACTGGAACCGTTGGAACCGCAGCAACCTGCAGACCTTCGCAGAACTCGAGCACCGCTTCGACAACGACTGGAAGCTCAAGCTGATGGCCCAGCGCACCCACTTCGAGCTGGCCGACAACGGCTTCAAGCAAACCTACCTCAGCCGCGCCACCGGTTCTGCCAACCCGACCAACAACCCTTACCTGATGAACTACCAGGTTACTGAAGGCGATGGCGGTGAAAGCCTGCAAAACAACCTGAGCGCGACCCTCAACGGGCCGTTCGACCTACTCGGCCGGACCCATGACCTGATGCTGGGCGTGGAGCGTATCCGCAACGACTCATACGCCTCGGCGACCAATTATGTGCAGTCGGGCGTATTCGACATTCGCCAATGGGACCCGAAAACCAGCCTGGCCAACCCCGATATCGACATCCTCGCCCACCCGGTACGCACCCGCACAACCCAGCAAGGCGCCTACGCCACCTGGCGGATTTCGCTGGCCGACCCGCTGACGGCGATCATCGGTGCACGCAGCAACTGGTATGACTACGAGCAAGAGAACAACACCAGTAGCAATGGCAGCTTCAGCGTCGACAACAAGATCGTGCCCTACGCCGCGCTGATTTATGACCTGAACGATAACTTCAGCACCTACGCCAGCTATACCGAAATCTTCAACCCGCAAACCTCCACCGATATCAACGGCTCGGTGCTCGAACCGGTCGAAGGCCAAGCCTACGAAACCGGCATCAAGGGCGAGTTCTACGACGGGCGCCTGAACGCATCGCTCGCGTTGTTTCGCATCTATCAAGTGGGTAACGCGATCGACGACATCGCCAGCGGCCAGCCGTGTGGGGTCAATACCGGCTACTGCAAGATCGCCGCAGGCAAGAACCGTAGCCAAGGCTTCGAACTGGAGATTTCCGGCGAGGTGCTGCCAGGCTGGAACGTCGCCGGTGGCTACACCTACAACACCACCGAGTACCTGAACGACCCGACCAACCAGGGCAATGCCATCCGCACCACTGACCCCAAACGCCTGCTCAAGCTATTCACCAGCTACCGGCTGCCGGGTCAACTCGATGCCTGGACCGTTGGCGGTGGCGTGCAGGCACAGAGTGCGATCTATTCAAGGGCGGCCAGCAACGCACGCGGCGTCAACCCCGGCGCCGAGGCTAGCCAGGCGGGTTACGCGGTGTACAACGCCATGGTCAACTATCGCTTCAACGAGCACTACTCGGTGCAGCTCAATGCCAACAACATCTTCGATAAAAAGTACTACCGCCAGGTAGCGCCGACGCCAACCGGGTATTACTGGGGAGACCCGCGCAATGTCTCGGTAACGCTGCGCGGGACATTCTGA
- a CDS encoding sigma-70 family RNA polymerase sigma factor encodes MQINDTLKPAEVALLYQSHHAWLRGWLRSRVGCQEHAADLAQDTFLRLLRARQVSPLKEPRAYLSSIARGLMIDQFRRRALERAYQESLALLPEGEAPSEEHRRIILDTLERLDRALQQLKPRTRQAFLLAQLEGLSIPKIALRLAVSQATVERDLAKALGVCYRLRYAE; translated from the coding sequence ATGCAGATCAACGACACGCTCAAACCGGCCGAGGTCGCTCTGCTCTATCAGTCGCATCACGCCTGGTTGCGTGGCTGGCTGCGCAGCCGGGTCGGCTGCCAGGAGCATGCGGCGGACCTGGCACAAGATACCTTCTTGCGCTTGCTACGCGCGCGCCAGGTATCACCGCTCAAAGAGCCCCGCGCCTACCTGAGCAGCATTGCCCGTGGCCTGATGATCGACCAGTTCCGCCGCCGTGCGCTGGAGCGGGCCTATCAGGAAAGCCTGGCACTGCTGCCTGAGGGCGAGGCGCCCAGCGAGGAGCACCGACGCATCATCCTCGATACCCTCGAACGCTTGGACCGTGCCTTGCAACAGCTCAAGCCGCGTACCCGACAGGCCTTTTTGCTGGCCCAGCTGGAGGGTTTGAGCATCCCCAAGATCGCGCTGCGCCTGGCGGTTTCACAAGCCACCGTCGAGCGCGACTTGGCCAAGGCGCTGGGCGTTTGCTACCGGCTACGTTATGCCGAGTGA
- a CDS encoding DNA-3-methyladenine glycosylase family protein, translating to MLADLSPDAYRAATHYLASLDPDWARHIQATGPCLHRATPEREPYEALVRAIAYQQLHARAAEAILGRLLALFPGQTFPAPAQLLALSPEALRGCGFSASKLATLQGIAQASLQGIVPSRDEAQELSDDALIARLVTLRGVGRWTVEMLLIYCLERSDILPVDDFGVREGYRRLKGLDKAPTPAQMRSLGGAWSPYRTVAAWYLWRA from the coding sequence ATGCTTGCCGACCTTTCCCCTGACGCGTACCGCGCAGCCACGCACTACCTGGCTTCGCTGGATCCTGACTGGGCACGGCATATCCAGGCTACCGGGCCATGCCTGCATCGGGCCACCCCAGAGCGCGAGCCTTACGAAGCGCTGGTACGCGCCATCGCCTATCAACAGCTCCATGCACGGGCAGCCGAGGCGATACTTGGCCGGTTGCTAGCTCTGTTCCCCGGGCAGACGTTTCCAGCGCCCGCACAACTGTTGGCGCTCAGTCCCGAGGCACTGCGTGGGTGTGGCTTTTCGGCGAGTAAGCTGGCCACCCTCCAGGGTATTGCGCAAGCCAGCCTGCAGGGCATCGTGCCAAGCCGCGATGAGGCACAAGAGCTATCCGATGATGCGCTGATAGCGCGCCTGGTGACGTTACGTGGCGTGGGCCGCTGGACGGTGGAAATGCTGCTGATCTACTGCCTGGAGCGTTCGGATATTCTGCCGGTGGACGATTTTGGTGTGCGCGAGGGCTACCGTCGGCTCAAGGGGCTGGACAAGGCGCCGACGCCAGCCCAGATGCGCTCGCTCGGCGGTGCCTGGAGCCCGTACCGTACCGTTGCCGCCTGGTACCTGTGGCGGGCGTGA
- a CDS encoding MFS transporter → MNMRLLAGLLFAVSVVGFSLGASLPLVSLRLHEAGAGTLEIGIISAIPAAGMMFSAFLVDACCRHLTRRTIYLLCFSLCTVSVALLDSAFDSLWLLALLRLGLGIGMGIAIILGESWVNELCPDHNRGKIMALYATSFTGFQVLGPALIALLGADSPWIIGVVTLGYGLALLCIVLTVPNDHVEHGDDDEKSFGLMGFFRVAPALCVAVLFFSFFDAVVLSLLPVYATSHGFAVAVAALMVTVVFAADMVFQLPLGWLADRVERTGLHLLCGLVAMAIGIALPWLLQVTWLLWPMLVLLGAVAGGIYTLALVLIGQRFKGQDLVTANASVGLLWGVGSLIGPLVSGAAMGVAPHGLPMALALMAGLFVCFARQSWRRAGKMRALAD, encoded by the coding sequence ATGAACATGCGTTTGCTGGCGGGCCTTCTGTTCGCCGTGTCGGTGGTGGGCTTCAGCCTGGGAGCCAGCCTGCCGCTGGTGTCGTTGCGCTTGCACGAAGCCGGTGCTGGCACCCTTGAAATTGGCATCATCTCGGCCATTCCGGCCGCAGGCATGATGTTTTCGGCGTTCTTGGTCGATGCCTGCTGCCGGCACCTGACCCGGCGCACTATCTACCTGTTGTGCTTTAGCCTTTGCACGGTAAGCGTCGCGTTGCTCGATTCGGCCTTCGATTCGCTGTGGCTGCTGGCCCTGCTGCGTCTGGGGCTGGGCATCGGCATGGGCATTGCGATCATCCTCGGGGAGTCCTGGGTCAACGAACTGTGCCCGGATCACAACCGTGGCAAGATCATGGCGCTTTACGCCACCAGTTTCACGGGCTTCCAGGTCCTTGGCCCTGCACTGATCGCGCTGCTTGGCGCCGATAGCCCTTGGATCATCGGTGTGGTCACCCTAGGTTACGGCCTGGCTTTGCTATGTATCGTGCTGACAGTACCCAACGATCACGTCGAGCATGGCGATGATGACGAGAAAAGCTTCGGCCTGATGGGCTTCTTCCGCGTGGCGCCAGCGTTGTGCGTAGCGGTGCTGTTTTTTTCGTTCTTCGATGCCGTGGTGCTGTCGCTGCTGCCGGTGTATGCCACCAGTCATGGCTTTGCCGTGGCTGTGGCAGCACTGATGGTGACGGTGGTGTTCGCCGCAGACATGGTGTTCCAGCTGCCGTTGGGCTGGTTGGCCGACCGCGTAGAGCGCACGGGGCTGCATTTGCTATGCGGGCTGGTGGCGATGGCCATCGGTATCGCCTTGCCGTGGCTGCTGCAGGTGACCTGGCTGCTGTGGCCAATGCTGGTGCTGCTAGGCGCGGTGGCCGGTGGTATCTACACCTTGGCGCTGGTGCTGATCGGCCAGCGCTTCAAGGGCCAGGACCTGGTCACGGCCAACGCCAGCGTGGGCCTGTTGTGGGGCGTCGGCAGCCTGATCGGGCCGCTGGTGAGCGGGGCGGCGATGGGTGTCGCACCCCATGGTCTGCCTATGGCGCTGGCGCTGATGGCAGGGTTGTTCGTGTGCTTTGCCCGGCAGTCCTGGCGCCGGGCAGGCAAAATGCGAGCGCTGGCCGATTGA
- a CDS encoding aldehyde dehydrogenase family protein yields the protein MNTSHYIGGRWVEGQGSDCINVNEPALGLPFAELMAASVAQVDQAVSAARQALTTWKRVSSQARAAYLRGFAEQLGQRREELIALQMRNNGKPRHEVEIDLDDAIATFAYYADLAEQLPSKNREVPLAAPGFTARTRLEPVGVVGLIVPWNFPLVTSAWKLAPALAAGCTVVLKPSEVTPLIELAYGQIADSLGLPAGVLNIVNGKAETGAALSNHSGLDKLSFTGSNSVGSLVMRSASAQCRPVTLELGGKSAIVVFDDCDPDQAVQWIVAGITWNAGQMCSATSRLLVQEGIADTLLPRLQAALQKLRVGNPLTEDVDMGPLTSQAQWLKVASYFATAREEGLHCLAGGQALDREGWFVSPTLYTDVPKDSRLWSEEIFGPVLCARRFATEEQAIAEANDSRFGLVATVCCADLARAERVADALEVGHVWINSIQAVFVETSWGGTKGSGIGRELGPWGLSAYQSVKHVTRCLE from the coding sequence ATGAATACTTCCCACTACATTGGCGGGCGCTGGGTCGAAGGCCAGGGCAGCGACTGCATTAACGTCAACGAGCCTGCACTGGGCTTGCCGTTCGCCGAACTGATGGCTGCCAGCGTGGCCCAGGTCGACCAGGCTGTGAGCGCTGCGCGCCAGGCCCTGACGACCTGGAAACGGGTCAGTAGCCAAGCGCGTGCCGCCTACCTGCGCGGTTTTGCCGAACAGCTCGGCCAGCGCCGCGAGGAATTGATCGCGCTGCAGATGCGCAACAATGGCAAACCACGCCATGAGGTCGAGATCGACTTGGACGACGCGATCGCCACCTTCGCTTACTACGCCGACCTGGCCGAGCAACTGCCATCGAAAAACCGCGAGGTGCCGTTGGCTGCGCCCGGTTTCACGGCGCGCACCCGCCTGGAGCCGGTAGGCGTCGTCGGCCTGATCGTGCCATGGAACTTCCCCCTGGTGACCAGCGCCTGGAAGCTTGCGCCAGCCTTGGCCGCCGGCTGCACCGTGGTGCTCAAACCCTCGGAAGTGACGCCGCTCATCGAGCTGGCTTACGGCCAGATTGCCGATAGCCTGGGCCTGCCGGCCGGTGTACTGAACATCGTCAATGGCAAGGCTGAAACAGGCGCCGCGTTGAGCAACCACAGCGGTTTGGACAAACTCTCGTTCACCGGCAGCAACAGCGTCGGTAGCCTGGTGATGCGCAGTGCCTCGGCCCAATGCCGACCGGTGACCCTGGAGCTGGGTGGCAAATCGGCGATCGTGGTGTTCGACGACTGCGACCCGGACCAGGCAGTGCAATGGATCGTCGCCGGTATCACCTGGAACGCCGGCCAGATGTGTTCGGCCACTTCGCGCCTGCTGGTGCAGGAGGGCATTGCCGATACGCTGCTGCCGCGTCTACAGGCGGCGCTGCAAAAGCTGCGGGTGGGAAACCCCTTGACCGAAGACGTCGATATGGGGCCGCTGACCAGCCAGGCACAATGGCTGAAGGTTGCCAGCTACTTCGCCACCGCCCGTGAAGAAGGCCTGCACTGCCTGGCAGGTGGACAGGCGCTGGACCGCGAAGGCTGGTTCGTGAGCCCGACACTGTATACCGACGTGCCCAAGGATAGCCGCCTATGGAGCGAGGAAATCTTCGGCCCGGTACTCTGCGCGCGCCGCTTCGCCACTGAGGAACAGGCGATTGCCGAGGCCAACGACAGCCGTTTCGGGCTGGTTGCCACGGTGTGCTGCGCCGACCTGGCACGCGCCGAACGTGTCGCCGATGCCCTGGAAGTCGGGCATGTGTGGATCAACTCGATACAGGCAGTGTTCGTGGAGACGTCTTGGGGCGGCACCAAGGGCAGCGGAATTGGTCGCGAGCTGGGGCCCTGGGGGTTGTCGGCTTATCAGTCGGTGAAGCATGTAACCCGCTGTTTGGAGTGA